Proteins from a single region of Puntigrus tetrazona isolate hp1 chromosome 2, ASM1883169v1, whole genome shotgun sequence:
- the prtfdc1b gene encoding phosphoribosyltransferase domain-containing protein 1b isoform X1 gives MAGRERKQTGADGGIAIPDDWPGYPLDLFSFPEHYSEDLECVYIPHGVIMDRTERLARNIMDDLGDHDIVVLCVLKGGYQFCADLVDRVKVLCRNSNKTLPMRVDFIRLKSYLNDQSTQVLHIEGAENLSVLSGKNVLIVEAIVDTGKTMKTLLDHVEAFRPKMIKVAGLLVKRVPSGTGYLPDYVGFEIANRFVVGYALDYNEHFRDLNHICVISDRGKQKYKI, from the exons ATGGCAGGAAGGGAACGCAAACAAACAGGCGCGGATGGAGGAATCGCG ATCCCAGACGACTGGCCCGGTTACCCGCTCGACCTGTTCTCCTTTCCCGAGCATTACTCGGAGGATCTGGAGTGCGTCTACATCCCACACGGAGTTATCATGGACAG GACAGAGAGGCTGGCCAGAAATATCATGGATGATCTCGGTGATCATGACATCGTGGTGCTGTGTGTGCTGAAGGGAGGCTATCAGTTCTGCGCTGACCTGGTGGACCGCGTCAAAGTCCTGTGCCGAAACTCCAACAAGACCCTGCCCATGAGGGTGGACTTCATCCGGCTCAAGAGCTACCTG AACGATCAGTCCACTCAAGTTCTTCACATCGAAGGAGCGGAGAACCTGTCTGTGCTGAGCGGGAAG AACGTCCTGATTGTGGAG GCCATCGTGGACACTGGAAAGACCATGAAGACTCTTCTGGATCACGTGGAAGCCTTCAGGCCCAAGATGATCAAAGTAGCCGG CTTGCTGGTAAAACGCGTGCCCAGCGGGACGGGATATCTGCCAGACT ATGTTGGATTTGAGATCGCCAATCGTTTCGTGGTCGGCTATGCCCTGGATTACAACGAACACTTCAGAGATCTTAAC CACATCTGTGTGATCAGTGACAGAGGGAAACAGAAATACAAGATCTGA
- the prtfdc1b gene encoding phosphoribosyltransferase domain-containing protein 1b isoform X2, translating to MAGRERKQTGADGGIAIPDDWPGYPLDLFSFPEHYSEDLECVYIPHGVIMDRTERLARNIMDDLGDHDIVVLCVLKGGYQFCADLVDRVKVLCRNSNKTLPMRVDFIRLKSYLNDQSTQVLHIEGAENLSVLSGKNVLIVEAIVDTGKTMKTLLDHVEAFRPKMIKVAGLLVKRVPSGTGYLPDSHLCDQ from the exons ATGGCAGGAAGGGAACGCAAACAAACAGGCGCGGATGGAGGAATCGCG ATCCCAGACGACTGGCCCGGTTACCCGCTCGACCTGTTCTCCTTTCCCGAGCATTACTCGGAGGATCTGGAGTGCGTCTACATCCCACACGGAGTTATCATGGACAG GACAGAGAGGCTGGCCAGAAATATCATGGATGATCTCGGTGATCATGACATCGTGGTGCTGTGTGTGCTGAAGGGAGGCTATCAGTTCTGCGCTGACCTGGTGGACCGCGTCAAAGTCCTGTGCCGAAACTCCAACAAGACCCTGCCCATGAGGGTGGACTTCATCCGGCTCAAGAGCTACCTG AACGATCAGTCCACTCAAGTTCTTCACATCGAAGGAGCGGAGAACCTGTCTGTGCTGAGCGGGAAG AACGTCCTGATTGTGGAG GCCATCGTGGACACTGGAAAGACCATGAAGACTCTTCTGGATCACGTGGAAGCCTTCAGGCCCAAGATGATCAAAGTAGCCGG CTTGCTGGTAAAACGCGTGCCCAGCGGGACGGGATATCTGCCAGACT CACATCTGTGTGATCAGTGA